Proteins found in one Paenibacillus dendritiformis genomic segment:
- the murA gene encoding UDP-N-acetylglucosamine 1-carboxyvinyltransferase: protein MSKFIVRGGKRLTGTVRVSGAKNSVLPIIAASLLGEHGVSVICDAPPLDDVKTIHHVLEKLGANLTYSNETIRVNAEHLHSYEAPYELVRKMRASFLVMGPLLARAGQARISLPGGCAIGTRPIDQHLKGFEAMGAEIGLGQGYIEAKVNGRLKGAKIYLDVASVGATENIMMAATLAEGTTTIENAAREPEIVDLANYLNKMGAKVRGAGTGVIRIEGVEQLHGAEHTVIPDRVEAGTYMVAAAMTGGDVYVEGAIADHLGPVIAKMEEMGVQIEPDENGIRVRADRPLKAVDVKTLPYPGFPTDMQSQMMALLLVAEGTSVVTETVFENRFMHVDEFNLMSANIKVDGRTAVVTGGAKLVGAKVCATDLRAGAALICAGLVAEGTTEVSGVQHIDRGYVNIAEKLSALGADIYRVSIEEQPQEVKEEQEIPLFSAQPTWA from the coding sequence ATGAGCAAATTTATCGTCCGCGGAGGCAAACGATTGACGGGAACCGTCCGCGTAAGCGGCGCAAAGAATTCTGTGCTACCGATCATCGCTGCTTCGTTATTGGGAGAGCATGGCGTAAGTGTAATATGTGACGCGCCTCCACTCGACGATGTCAAGACGATACACCATGTGTTGGAGAAGCTGGGAGCCAACCTTACATATTCCAATGAAACCATTCGCGTAAACGCAGAGCATCTTCACTCGTATGAAGCTCCGTATGAGCTGGTGCGCAAGATGCGGGCATCGTTCCTCGTGATGGGCCCATTGCTGGCCCGCGCGGGTCAGGCACGGATCTCCTTGCCGGGTGGCTGTGCGATTGGAACGCGGCCTATCGATCAGCATCTGAAGGGCTTCGAAGCGATGGGTGCGGAGATTGGATTGGGTCAGGGCTACATTGAAGCGAAAGTGAACGGCCGACTGAAGGGCGCCAAGATCTATCTGGATGTGGCGAGTGTCGGCGCGACTGAAAATATTATGATGGCTGCAACGCTAGCCGAAGGCACGACGACGATTGAGAACGCGGCCCGCGAGCCGGAAATCGTCGATTTGGCCAACTATTTGAACAAGATGGGCGCCAAGGTGCGGGGCGCGGGCACCGGAGTCATTCGCATCGAAGGTGTAGAGCAGTTGCACGGGGCTGAGCATACGGTCATCCCGGATCGGGTCGAAGCAGGCACCTATATGGTGGCTGCGGCGATGACCGGCGGGGATGTGTACGTTGAAGGAGCCATTGCAGACCATCTCGGTCCAGTCATTGCGAAGATGGAAGAGATGGGCGTACAGATCGAACCGGACGAGAACGGAATCCGGGTTCGGGCCGATCGGCCGCTCAAGGCCGTAGACGTGAAGACGCTGCCTTATCCGGGCTTCCCTACGGATATGCAATCGCAGATGATGGCGCTTCTGCTCGTGGCGGAAGGCACCTCCGTCGTCACGGAGACGGTATTTGAGAACCGCTTTATGCATGTCGATGAGTTCAACCTGATGTCAGCTAACATTAAAGTTGACGGACGCACCGCCGTCGTCACGGGAGGCGCCAAGCTCGTCGGGGCGAAGGTGTGCGCGACAGACCTGCGCGCAGGCGCGGCCTTAATCTGTGCCGGTCTGGTGGCGGAAGGAACGACCGAGGTGAGCGGCGTGCAGCATATCGACCGCGGCTATGTCAATATCGCGGAGAAGCTGTCTGCGCTCGGAGCCGATATCTATCGCGTCTCGATCGAGGAGCAACCGCAGGAAGTGAAGGAAGAACAGGAGATTCCGCTGTTCAGCGCTCAGCCGACCTGGGCGTAA
- a CDS encoding DUF1146 family protein: protein MDNSWSNISAAVGWGGVVNMLVTLLCIGVAWWSLQHVKLDLFIRHPQSPQGKMLHLLLAIIVGRAVAGFFIDYWGWTQSVRYLFGA from the coding sequence ATGGACAATTCGTGGTCCAACATATCGGCAGCTGTCGGTTGGGGCGGAGTGGTGAACATGCTCGTCACGCTGCTGTGCATCGGCGTCGCCTGGTGGTCGCTGCAGCATGTCAAGCTCGATCTGTTCATCCGCCATCCGCAGAGCCCGCAGGGCAAAATGCTGCACCTGCTCCTGGCGATTATCGTCGGGCGCGCAGTGGCGGGATTCTTCATCGATTACTGGGGCTGGACGCAGTCCGTACGTTATCTGTTTGGAGCGTAG
- a CDS encoding S8 family serine peptidase: MKTRWRTAVGSMLVAALALLVLVNSLTPLQTEIRNLQPVDRAGKDGNLVSLSEMRWESIANEEAADSWIVKWKTGHQDERLLANSEIVSEQQAVNISIVKPQQAETTGEWLETLRQSEHVEYVQPNQSVRTLNAAVKPNDPLYSQQTYLRQIGADKAWAQAKANSNITIALVDTGVDLNHPDLKPNLVKGTNLLEAGLPQDDNGHGTSVAGVLASVGNNGKGTTGVLWNAKIMPIKALDAQGYGDEDKLGAGILYAVDHGAKIVVMSVGLYRYSKYMEDIVNYAEKKGVLLVAATGNDGLRYQEKVEVKYPAAYPTVLAVGGSSPDLLVEPRSNTGPEVDLVAPWHVYTTALGGGYKAEEGTSMSAPQAAGAAALLWSKYPALKPYQIREHLRRTAQNIESPGWDRQSGYGLLRVDEALRIPYDEQAFGKNTTRGSSRVFPIDTSVSGVFAPNKRTQWFAVDAPYEGTLQLSLERIQGKGTVQAAHYVGKQSIGKTYSDAGGKKTLIPVKQGLNMIRLQHQGYEGKESLSYKLSSRFFIYEDPFESNDLQYQAYTIPARTQDIVGTFSHTGDVDWYMIQLPRKGTLRLKVSVDTVRIDPALEIRGSHIRTQWIDEEKEGRPESAVLTDLPAGKYYIQVQNVVTAHPEPVAGEYKLHVEYITQYTDPNEPNDKMYEAVTMSEGTEYVGVFDKDSDVDWFQFTIKSPVYGTVALKNLPSDRNVSMTVLTKEQKKIAGAQSGTKLEQISAGAVLELGTYYVRLTTDKKFDTKYYRLSFSTEPLVEGFRDIGGHWAQEAIVEAVRSKWISGYDEALFRPGRQITRAEAAAVLAKAFELGGSIQGAPTFTDVPAKHWAYADVSRVAKAGITGGIGNRRFGPGLPVKRAEMAVMMGKALGIQPERPAEAPFRDVPVNHWAAPMLAAMKEQGLIQGMDEDMFAPDRQATRAEFVSMLVALR; encoded by the coding sequence ATGAAGACACGATGGCGAACAGCCGTCGGATCGATGTTGGTTGCAGCCCTAGCCTTGCTTGTCCTGGTGAATTCCTTGACTCCGCTGCAGACAGAGATTCGTAATCTGCAGCCGGTCGACCGGGCGGGGAAGGACGGCAATCTTGTCTCCTTAAGCGAGATGCGATGGGAAAGCATTGCGAATGAAGAGGCAGCCGACTCCTGGATTGTAAAATGGAAAACTGGACACCAAGATGAACGGTTGCTGGCGAACAGCGAAATCGTAAGCGAGCAACAGGCGGTCAATATTTCGATCGTCAAGCCGCAGCAGGCGGAGACCACCGGGGAATGGCTGGAGACGCTGAGACAGTCGGAGCATGTCGAATATGTTCAACCGAATCAGTCGGTCCGGACGTTGAACGCGGCCGTCAAGCCCAATGACCCGCTATATTCCCAGCAGACCTATTTGCGGCAGATCGGGGCGGATAAGGCCTGGGCGCAGGCCAAGGCCAACTCGAACATTACGATCGCGCTGGTGGATACCGGAGTGGACCTGAACCACCCTGATCTGAAGCCTAATCTCGTCAAAGGCACGAACCTGCTGGAGGCGGGCCTGCCTCAGGATGATAACGGCCACGGCACCAGCGTAGCGGGCGTGCTAGCCTCGGTTGGGAATAACGGGAAGGGCACCACGGGGGTGCTGTGGAACGCGAAGATTATGCCGATTAAGGCATTGGATGCCCAAGGCTACGGAGATGAAGACAAGTTAGGCGCAGGCATACTGTACGCTGTCGATCACGGAGCCAAAATTGTCGTCATGTCAGTGGGACTGTATCGTTATTCAAAATATATGGAAGATATCGTGAATTACGCCGAGAAAAAGGGCGTGCTTCTCGTCGCGGCCACGGGTAATGACGGCTTGCGGTACCAAGAGAAGGTAGAGGTCAAATATCCGGCAGCCTATCCGACTGTTCTGGCTGTCGGGGGAAGCTCGCCCGATCTGTTGGTAGAGCCGCGGTCGAACACGGGGCCGGAGGTCGATCTGGTCGCGCCGTGGCATGTCTATACGACAGCCCTCGGCGGCGGCTACAAGGCAGAAGAAGGAACATCGATGTCTGCGCCGCAAGCGGCCGGGGCGGCCGCCCTGCTGTGGAGCAAATATCCCGCACTGAAGCCATACCAGATTCGGGAGCATCTCCGCCGCACCGCGCAGAATATCGAGTCGCCAGGCTGGGATCGGCAGAGCGGATACGGCCTGCTGCGCGTCGACGAGGCGCTTCGTATTCCTTACGATGAACAAGCATTCGGTAAGAATACGACTCGCGGCAGCTCGCGCGTGTTCCCTATCGACACGTCGGTCAGCGGCGTATTCGCCCCGAATAAGCGGACCCAATGGTTCGCTGTCGATGCCCCTTACGAAGGCACGCTGCAGCTCTCGCTGGAGCGGATACAAGGGAAGGGAACCGTTCAGGCGGCGCACTATGTAGGGAAGCAGAGCATAGGCAAGACATATAGCGACGCGGGCGGCAAGAAGACCCTTATTCCGGTGAAGCAGGGCCTGAATATGATTCGTCTTCAGCATCAAGGCTATGAAGGGAAGGAATCGTTGTCCTATAAGCTGTCTTCCCGGTTTTTCATCTACGAGGATCCGTTCGAATCCAATGACCTGCAGTACCAGGCCTACACGATTCCGGCCCGGACGCAGGATATTGTCGGCACGTTCAGCCATACGGGCGATGTCGACTGGTATATGATTCAGCTGCCGCGCAAAGGCACGCTGCGACTGAAGGTCAGCGTAGATACGGTGCGGATCGATCCGGCGCTGGAGATACGCGGCTCGCATATTCGAACGCAATGGATTGACGAAGAGAAGGAGGGACGGCCGGAATCGGCCGTGCTGACCGATCTTCCCGCGGGGAAATATTACATTCAAGTGCAGAATGTCGTCACGGCGCATCCGGAACCGGTCGCGGGCGAGTATAAGCTGCATGTGGAATATATTACGCAATACACCGATCCGAATGAACCGAACGACAAGATGTATGAAGCGGTCACGATGAGCGAAGGCACCGAATACGTTGGCGTGTTCGACAAAGACAGCGATGTGGACTGGTTCCAGTTCACGATCAAGAGTCCGGTCTATGGCACGGTGGCACTGAAGAACCTCCCGTCCGACCGGAACGTCAGCATGACCGTGCTGACGAAGGAGCAGAAGAAGATCGCCGGCGCGCAAAGCGGGACCAAGCTGGAGCAGATATCGGCGGGCGCTGTCCTGGAGCTGGGAACGTATTATGTACGCCTGACGACGGACAAGAAGTTCGATACGAAATATTACCGGTTATCCTTCAGCACCGAGCCGTTGGTTGAAGGCTTCCGCGATATCGGCGGCCACTGGGCTCAGGAAGCGATTGTGGAGGCTGTCCGTTCCAAGTGGATCTCAGGCTATGACGAGGCGCTGTTCCGTCCGGGCCGGCAGATTACCCGGGCCGAAGCGGCGGCCGTATTGGCCAAAGCCTTCGAGCTGGGCGGAAGCATTCAAGGAGCTCCAACCTTCACGGACGTTCCGGCGAAGCATTGGGCTTACGCTGATGTCTCCCGGGTCGCGAAGGCCGGAATCACCGGCGGAATCGGCAACCGGCGATTCGGTCCGGGGTTGCCGGTCAAGCGGGCGGAGATGGCCGTCATGATGGGGAAGGCGCTCGGCATTCAACCGGAGCGCCCGGCGGAAGCTCCGTTCCGCGACGTGCCCGTGAACCATTGGGCCGCTCCGATGCTGGCCGCCATGAAGGAGCAGGGCCTCATCCAGGGGATGGACGAGGACATGTTCGCCCCGGATCGGCAGGCGACGCGGGCGGAGTTCGTGTCGATGCTCGTCGCGCTGCGGTAA
- a CDS encoding NADH-quinone oxidoreductase subunit N translates to MDTPHVQLLHLADLALLAPELTLVIAAIVISLIDLALPRRIHRDVMGVLSLLAIAVSLGFVLLKLYQRAKLTAEAAQAVQLLEHSYRIDGFALIVKAIILIGVGFVIMMSLGNLRKEELPNRGEYYYLLLPAAIGGMMMASSGDLITLYVGLELLSITSYILVAMKKNDSKSTESAFKYTVLGSVASAFILYGMSFLYGISGSTAFNGIAHALADRTAGFEPLIYVSFILMIVGFGFKIAAAPFHAWAPDVYQGAPTPISAFLGVVSKAATLAVVFRMFYSMYLGLGQDMAIYSDLSTILLSIAALSMIVGTTMALRQANVKRLLALSGIANAGYLLVPVSLNLFGQHLHASNFAEFIYYLIAYLLMTFGAFAVHMVIERSSGHDHLSGYAGLYYRSPWLAVAMTVIVLSLAGIPVTAGFFGKLFIILGAIASHTLWIAIVMMVASVVSFYFYFGFIRQMYMRGDNEEAVRIPWTQGLVIIVCVLAIVGLGAFPNPVIQALSRVFSIGADLLVR, encoded by the coding sequence ATGGATACGCCACATGTTCAACTGCTGCATTTGGCCGATCTCGCACTGCTGGCGCCTGAGCTTACGCTAGTCATTGCGGCCATTGTCATCTCGCTCATTGATCTGGCGCTTCCCCGCCGCATCCATCGCGACGTCATGGGCGTGCTCTCGCTGCTCGCCATCGCCGTGTCGCTTGGCTTTGTCCTGCTCAAGCTGTATCAGCGGGCGAAGCTGACGGCAGAGGCCGCGCAGGCGGTGCAGCTGCTCGAACACAGCTATCGCATCGACGGCTTCGCCCTAATCGTGAAGGCCATCATCCTGATTGGCGTCGGCTTCGTCATCATGATGAGCCTCGGCAATCTGCGCAAGGAAGAGCTGCCGAATCGGGGAGAGTATTATTATTTGCTCCTTCCGGCCGCCATCGGAGGCATGATGATGGCTTCGTCCGGCGACCTGATTACGCTCTATGTCGGCTTGGAGCTGCTCAGCATCACATCGTATATTTTAGTGGCGATGAAAAAGAACGACAGCAAGTCGACGGAGAGCGCGTTCAAGTATACGGTGCTCGGAAGCGTGGCCTCGGCCTTTATTTTATACGGAATGTCGTTCCTGTACGGAATCAGCGGAAGCACGGCCTTCAATGGAATCGCCCATGCCTTGGCTGATCGCACCGCCGGGTTCGAGCCGCTCATTTATGTCAGCTTCATTCTGATGATTGTCGGCTTCGGCTTCAAAATCGCGGCGGCTCCGTTCCACGCCTGGGCCCCGGATGTGTATCAGGGCGCGCCGACGCCGATATCCGCCTTTCTGGGCGTCGTGTCCAAAGCGGCGACGCTCGCCGTCGTGTTCCGCATGTTCTACAGCATGTATCTCGGTCTGGGCCAGGATATGGCCATCTATTCGGACTTGTCGACGATATTGCTGTCCATCGCAGCCTTGTCCATGATCGTCGGAACGACGATGGCGCTTCGCCAGGCCAACGTCAAGCGGCTGCTTGCCCTGTCCGGAATCGCGAATGCGGGCTACCTGCTCGTTCCGGTCAGTCTGAACTTGTTCGGTCAGCATCTGCACGCGTCGAACTTCGCGGAATTCATCTATTATCTTATCGCCTATTTGTTGATGACCTTCGGGGCCTTTGCCGTTCATATGGTTATCGAGCGGTCATCCGGCCATGATCATCTAAGCGGCTATGCGGGTCTCTACTACCGTTCGCCATGGCTGGCCGTCGCGATGACGGTGATCGTCTTGTCGCTGGCCGGCATTCCGGTTACGGCGGGCTTCTTCGGGAAGCTATTCATTATTCTTGGAGCGATTGCCTCGCACACACTCTGGATCGCCATCGTCATGATGGTCGCGAGTGTCGTCTCCTTCTATTTCTACTTCGGCTTCATCCGCCAGATGTATATGCGCGGGGACAATGAGGAAGCGGTGCGCATACCATGGACGCAAGGACTCGTCATCATCGTCTGCGTGCTCGCGATTGTCGGGCTCGGGGCATTCCCGAACCCGGTCATCCAAGCGCTGAGCCGGGTATTCTCCATCGGGGCCGATTTGCTGGTGAGATAA
- a CDS encoding complex I subunit 4 family protein translates to MVNGLTSLPLLTLLTFSPLLGVLILLFVPKGRTRAIQIIGIAATFLPLILALTVYGIYDLVDKGASLTEQYAWISLPLNLEIASGIQSWSFNIDYHLAIDGLSLPLVVMTTIVASMAAIASLGIKKRWKTYYILFLLLEVGMIGVFLARDLLLFFMFFEWTLVPTFFLIGIWGLMHREKAANRFLVYNGLGSALLLVAFVILTVTAGFTTHPDFPDGGHYIYSSNLNVIMDNLGSASAYVNQADYSVFYLTAGMKTTVFVLLLIAFGIKLPFFPFHTWMLKVHAEAPAPVVMLHSGILLKMGAYGLVQFGAALLPQETASWATVLAVLGVINVLYGAVLAFRQRELRLLLAYSSISHMGFVLLGVAAMNELGIQGAVVQMVSHGFISALFFLLVGSLSERTGTTRIGELGGLAKSMPFLCGILLLAGLASLGLPGLSGFVAELLTLLGLYGTASWAAILGALGLIFSAVYVLRGVLAISYGPMDDRFAGLKDARLAEAIPIMVLTACIVLIGLFPSFVTAPIDNSVAHIIELFKVRG, encoded by the coding sequence ATGGTAAACGGGCTTACATCGCTGCCCTTGTTGACACTGCTGACCTTCTCTCCGCTGTTGGGCGTACTGATTTTGCTGTTCGTGCCGAAGGGCCGCACGCGCGCGATTCAAATCATCGGCATCGCGGCGACCTTCCTGCCGCTCATCCTGGCGCTTACGGTGTACGGCATCTATGATCTGGTCGATAAGGGAGCGTCATTAACCGAGCAATACGCCTGGATCTCTCTTCCGCTGAACCTGGAGATCGCCAGCGGCATTCAATCCTGGTCGTTCAACATCGACTATCATTTGGCGATTGACGGCTTATCGCTGCCGCTCGTCGTCATGACGACGATTGTGGCCTCGATGGCGGCCATCGCTTCATTGGGCATCAAAAAAAGGTGGAAAACGTACTACATCCTCTTCCTCCTGCTCGAGGTCGGGATGATCGGCGTCTTCCTGGCGCGGGATCTGCTCCTGTTCTTCATGTTCTTCGAATGGACGCTGGTGCCGACCTTCTTCCTCATCGGCATATGGGGATTGATGCACCGGGAGAAGGCGGCGAACCGCTTCCTCGTCTATAACGGGCTCGGATCGGCCTTGCTGCTCGTGGCCTTCGTCATTCTGACGGTAACCGCGGGCTTCACGACTCATCCGGACTTCCCGGATGGCGGCCACTATATCTACAGCAGCAATCTGAATGTCATTATGGACAATCTGGGGAGCGCGTCGGCCTACGTCAATCAGGCGGACTACAGCGTCTTTTATCTGACCGCGGGAATGAAGACGACGGTGTTCGTGCTGCTGCTGATCGCCTTCGGCATCAAGCTGCCGTTCTTCCCGTTCCATACGTGGATGCTGAAGGTGCATGCCGAAGCTCCGGCTCCGGTCGTCATGCTTCACTCGGGTATTTTGTTGAAAATGGGGGCTTACGGGCTCGTCCAATTCGGGGCGGCGCTGCTGCCGCAGGAGACCGCTTCCTGGGCGACCGTGCTGGCCGTGCTCGGCGTAATCAATGTGCTGTATGGCGCAGTGTTGGCTTTCCGGCAGAGGGAGCTGCGCCTGCTGCTGGCTTATTCCAGCATCAGTCATATGGGCTTCGTGCTGCTCGGCGTCGCGGCCATGAACGAGCTGGGCATACAGGGCGCAGTCGTTCAGATGGTGTCGCACGGCTTCATCTCGGCCCTGTTCTTCCTGCTCGTCGGCAGTCTCAGCGAGCGAACGGGCACGACGCGCATCGGGGAGCTGGGCGGACTGGCGAAGAGCATGCCGTTCTTATGCGGGATTCTGCTCCTTGCCGGTCTGGCATCGCTCGGCCTGCCGGGGCTGTCCGGCTTCGTCGCGGAGCTGCTGACGCTCCTCGGACTGTACGGCACCGCATCATGGGCCGCGATACTCGGAGCGCTTGGGCTCATCTTCAGCGCCGTCTACGTACTGCGCGGGGTGCTCGCCATCTCGTACGGGCCGATGGATGACCGCTTCGCGGGATTGAAGGATGCGCGGCTGGCGGAGGCGATCCCGATTATGGTGCTGACCGCATGCATTGTCCTTATCGGTCTGTTCCCGTCCTTCGTGACCGCCCCGATAGACAACAGCGTTGCGCATATTATCGAACTATTCAAGGTGAGGGGGTAG
- the nuoL gene encoding NADH-quinone oxidoreductase subunit L has product MESVLSQYAWIIPVIPLLAFLVLTAFGRQMKGAAVMLGVFSSFAACVLSVLILWERMTGAPDDYTRSFEWFRIGDIRLEFGFDITNLNALMLVIVTLVSTLVNVYSKAYMEDDERQTVFYAYIALFTSAMLGLVLSPNLIQLYIFWELVGVCSFLLIGFWYERPAARAAAKKAFIVTRIGDVGLLLAILILFWHMPNHALDFTMIGNVFANADSMAQYGISAGLGTWIAALIFLGAVGKSGQFPLHTWLPDAMEGPTPISALIHAATMVAAGVYLVARTFDIFAISPTAMMIVAGAGGFTAIFAASIAAAQRDMKRILAYSTVSQLGYMMMALGLGAVTAGIFHLFTHAFFKALLFLGAGSVIHAIHTQDIFRMGGVGNRMKVTAWTFAIGALALSGIPPLSGFWSKDAILAAAWEQNMLLFIVGAVTVFITAFYMARLFFLVFTGPPAADSDAESVRESSASMTFPLVVLAVLAAVAGFVHTPFSGAFGTWLNGDEPGSSVHAAAMIISVLAGVLGIGLGYMWYGPRGTRRGASQESSNPFYRLVANKYYIDELYQLIFVRSLAGLGRVLQAFDKWIVDGIVRLVSGAAVGIGKTSTRLQNGQLQTYGLMSLFGFVALIVFILALGRRFW; this is encoded by the coding sequence ATGGAATCCGTCTTGTCGCAATATGCATGGATTATCCCGGTCATTCCGCTGCTCGCGTTCCTCGTGCTGACGGCATTCGGCCGCCAGATGAAAGGTGCTGCCGTCATGCTCGGCGTCTTCAGCTCGTTCGCCGCATGCGTACTCTCCGTCCTCATCCTGTGGGAGCGGATGACAGGTGCGCCTGACGACTACACCCGCAGCTTCGAATGGTTCCGCATCGGCGACATCCGTCTCGAGTTCGGATTTGACATCACGAACCTGAATGCGCTGATGCTCGTGATTGTCACGCTGGTAAGCACGCTGGTCAATGTGTATTCCAAAGCCTATATGGAGGACGACGAGCGGCAGACGGTGTTCTATGCGTACATTGCTCTATTCACGAGCGCCATGCTGGGACTGGTCCTGTCGCCGAATCTCATTCAGCTCTATATATTCTGGGAGCTGGTCGGGGTCTGTTCCTTCCTGCTGATCGGCTTCTGGTATGAGCGGCCTGCGGCGCGCGCCGCCGCCAAAAAAGCCTTCATCGTCACCCGCATCGGCGATGTCGGGCTGCTGCTCGCGATTCTCATCCTGTTCTGGCATATGCCGAACCATGCGCTTGATTTTACGATGATCGGCAACGTGTTCGCCAATGCCGATTCCATGGCTCAGTACGGCATCTCCGCCGGCTTGGGCACCTGGATTGCGGCCTTGATCTTCTTGGGAGCCGTCGGCAAATCCGGCCAGTTCCCGCTGCATACGTGGCTGCCGGACGCGATGGAGGGGCCGACGCCCATCTCCGCGCTGATCCACGCGGCGACGATGGTTGCGGCCGGCGTATATTTGGTCGCCCGGACCTTTGATATTTTCGCCATCTCGCCGACGGCGATGATGATCGTCGCGGGCGCAGGCGGCTTCACCGCGATTTTCGCGGCGTCGATTGCCGCAGCGCAGCGGGACATGAAGCGAATCTTGGCCTATTCCACCGTCAGCCAGCTTGGCTATATGATGATGGCGCTCGGACTCGGGGCGGTTACGGCCGGGATATTTCATCTGTTCACCCATGCCTTCTTCAAGGCGCTGCTGTTCCTCGGGGCAGGCAGTGTCATTCACGCCATACATACACAGGATATATTCCGCATGGGCGGAGTGGGGAACCGGATGAAGGTGACGGCCTGGACCTTCGCCATCGGCGCCCTGGCGCTGTCCGGCATTCCGCCGCTGTCCGGCTTCTGGTCCAAGGACGCTATACTGGCGGCTGCCTGGGAACAAAATATGCTGCTCTTCATCGTTGGAGCGGTCACCGTATTCATTACCGCCTTCTATATGGCGAGATTGTTCTTCCTGGTCTTTACAGGGCCGCCTGCCGCCGATTCGGATGCGGAGAGCGTCCGCGAATCTTCGGCTTCCATGACATTCCCGCTCGTCGTGCTGGCCGTGCTGGCTGCCGTCGCCGGATTCGTTCATACTCCATTCAGCGGCGCATTCGGCACGTGGCTGAACGGGGATGAACCGGGCTCCTCCGTTCATGCCGCCGCCATGATTATCTCGGTGCTGGCGGGCGTGCTCGGCATCGGGTTAGGTTATATGTGGTACGGGCCGCGCGGAACCCGCCGCGGCGCTTCGCAGGAATCGTCCAATCCGTTCTATCGGCTTGTGGCGAATAAGTACTATATCGACGAGCTGTATCAGCTGATCTTCGTTCGCTCGCTTGCCGGCCTCGGCCGCGTACTGCAGGCGTTCGACAAATGGATTGTCGACGGGATTGTCCGGCTCGTCTCGGGAGCGGCGGTTGGCATCGGCAAGACGTCGACCCGGCTGCAGAACGGGCAGCTGCAGACGTACGGGCTGATGTCGCTGTTCGGATTCGTTGCGCTGATCGTGTTCATCCTGGCGCTCGGAAGGAGGTTCTGGTAA
- the nuoK gene encoding NADH-quinone oxidoreductase subunit NuoK has protein sequence MGSMLASYLTLAAILFCIGLYGVLTKRNAVIVLLSIELMLNAANLNLIAFSKYGVVPNLKGQIFSLFTIAVAAAEAAVGVAILIALYRNRGTANVDEYNELKR, from the coding sequence ATGGGGAGCATGCTGGCTTCATACCTTACGCTGGCAGCCATCCTGTTCTGCATTGGACTCTACGGGGTGCTGACGAAGCGCAATGCCGTCATCGTGCTGCTGTCCATCGAGCTGATGCTGAATGCGGCCAATTTGAACTTGATCGCCTTTTCCAAGTACGGGGTCGTGCCGAATCTGAAGGGCCAGATCTTCTCGCTCTTCACGATTGCGGTCGCCGCGGCGGAAGCGGCGGTCGGCGTCGCCATTCTAATCGCGTTGTATCGGAACCGCGGCACGGCCAACGTGGACGAATATAACGAATTGAAGAGATAA
- a CDS encoding NADH-quinone oxidoreductase subunit J produces the protein MFNFSIEWTGETVAFFVLAICIISGSVLMLNFTKVVHMVVSLAFAFLGLAGIFVMLEAEFVAFVQVLVYTGAISILMIFGIMMTRHDRQDEEVSRPLRETLAALGCLALFGVLFFTIRGTDFPVPEPAALAQDNALQLGKQIFTEHVIPFELLSVLLTVAFIGAIVLAKKEAD, from the coding sequence ATGTTTAACTTCTCCATCGAGTGGACGGGAGAAACGGTAGCCTTCTTCGTGCTTGCCATCTGCATTATTTCCGGATCGGTATTGATGCTTAATTTTACGAAGGTCGTTCATATGGTCGTATCGCTGGCCTTCGCCTTTCTCGGGCTGGCGGGCATCTTCGTTATGCTGGAAGCCGAGTTCGTCGCCTTCGTCCAGGTGCTGGTCTACACGGGAGCCATCTCGATTCTGATGATCTTCGGCATCATGATGACCCGGCATGATCGGCAGGATGAAGAGGTATCGCGCCCGCTAAGGGAGACGTTGGCCGCGCTTGGCTGTCTGGCCTTGTTCGGGGTGCTGTTCTTTACGATACGCGGCACCGATTTCCCCGTGCCTGAGCCGGCCGCCCTGGCCCAGGACAATGCGCTCCAGCTCGGGAAGCAGATATTCACAGAGCATGTTATCCCGTTCGAGTTGCTGTCGGTGCTGTTGACCGTCGCATTCATCGGGGCCATCGTGCTCGCGAAGAAGGAGGCGGATTAA
- the nuoI gene encoding NADH-quinone oxidoreductase subunit NuoI, protein MKGLFKGLGVTMKALTSKKVTYPYPDKPLEMPDRFRGIQYFEPDKCIVCNMCARICPTDCITLTGKPNPDPEKKGKVIDTFDINFEICILCDLCTEVCPTEAIVMTNNFELATYSRDELFKNMEWLNENNQNIRQENNSAMPKGGARKNV, encoded by the coding sequence GTGAAAGGATTATTCAAAGGGCTGGGCGTCACGATGAAGGCGCTGACTTCCAAAAAAGTCACCTATCCGTATCCCGATAAGCCTCTGGAAATGCCTGACCGGTTCCGCGGCATTCAATATTTCGAACCGGACAAGTGCATCGTCTGCAACATGTGCGCGCGCATTTGTCCGACGGATTGCATCACGCTCACTGGGAAGCCGAATCCGGATCCGGAGAAGAAGGGCAAGGTTATCGATACGTTTGACATCAACTTTGAAATTTGCATTTTATGCGATTTGTGCACCGAGGTATGTCCAACGGAAGCGATTGTCATGACGAACAATTTCGAGCTGGCGACGTACAGCCGCGACGAGCTGTTCAAAAACATGGAATGGTTGAACGAGAACAACCAGAATATACGGCAGGAAAACAATTCAGCCATGCCTAAAGGAGGCGCCAGAAAAAATGTTTAA